Within the Vibrio tasmaniensis genome, the region GTATGGATGCATCCATGTGGTCTTGAGCTCTCTAAAGCCTACGAAGCCGCTTCTGCAGAGCAGGAAATCGGTATGCCTTTCTGGCCAAGTGTTGAATTGAACGAAGGCCCTGAAGGTCACAACGGCGCGCAAGGTTTTATCCGCATGCAGGATAAGAAAGGCGACGTTTCTCAGTTAGTGATGAACTACGGCCAACACGGCATGGGGCACGGCAACTTCGATACGCTGGGTATTTCTTTCTTCAACCGCGGTCAAGAAGTACTACGCGAATACGGATTCTGTCGTTGGGTTAATGTTGAGCCAAAATTCGGCGGCCGTTACCTAGACGAAAACAAATCTTACGCTCGTCAAACGATTGCTCATAATGCAGTCACGATTGATGAACAATGTCAGAACAACTTTGACGTTGAGCGCGCAGACTCAGTACACGGTTTACCTCACTTCTTTAAAGTAGAAGACGAGAAAATCAACGGCATGAGCGCATTTGCTAACGATCATTACCAAGGTTTTGATATGCAACGCAGTGTGTTCATGCTAAACCTTGAAGAACTAGAATCTCCGCTATTGTTAGACCTATACCGCTTAGATTCTACAAAAGGTGGCGAAGGTGAGCACCAATTTGATTACTCTCATCAATATGAAGGTCAAATTGTTCGCACTAACTTCGAATACCAAGCGAACAAAGAGTTAAACACGTTAGGTGGCGACTTCGGTTATCAACACCTATGGAACGTAGCAAGTGGTGAAGTGAAGGGCACAGCACTTGTGAGTTGGCTACAAAATAACACCTACTACACGTGGCTAGGCGCAACGTCTAACGACAATGCTGAAGTGATTTTCACTCGCACAGGCGCTAACGATCCAAGCTTCAACCTACGTTCAGAGCCCGCGTTCATTCTACGTAGCAAAGGCGAAACAACACTGTTTGCTTCTGTGCTAGAAACGCACGGTTACTTCAACGAAGAATTCGAGCAATCTGTAAGTGCACGTGGTGTTGTGAAAGACATCAAAGTAGTGGCTCACACGAATGTTGGCTCAGTAGTTGAAATCGCGACAGAAAAATCAAACGTGACAGTGATGATCAGCAACCAGCTTGGCGCGACTTACAGCACTGAACACAAAGTAGAACTGAACGGCAAAGTATACAGCTGGACAGGCTTCTACTCAGTAGAAACAATTTTAAACCCAGAATTAGCAAGCACAGCAGAGCAGGGGAAATAATAATGAGCTATCAACCACTTTTACTTAACTTTGAAGAAGCAGCAGAGCTTCGTAAAGAACTTGGCAAGGATAGCCTTTTAGGTAACGCACTGACTCGCGATATTAAACAAACTGACGCTTACATGGCGGAAGTTGGCATTGAAGTACCAGGTCACGGCGAAGGTGGCGGTTACGAACATAACCGTCATAAGCAAAACTACATCCACATGGATCTAGCAGGTCGTTTGTTCCTTATTACTGAGGAAACTAAGTACCGTGATTACATCGTTGATATGCTAACAGCGTACGCGACGGTATACCCAACATTGGAAAGCAACGTAAGCCGTGACTCTAACCCTCCGGGTAAGCTGTTCCACCAAACGTTGAACGAGAACATGTGGATGCTTTACGCTTCTTGTGCGTACAGCTGCATCTACCACACCATTTCTGAAGAACAAAAACGTCTAATCGAAGACGATCTTCTTAAGCAAATGATCGAAATGTTCGTTGTTACTTATGCACACGACTTCGATATCGTACATAACCACGGCCTATGGGCAGTGGCAGCGGTTGGTATTTGTGGCTACGCGATCAACGACCAAGAATCTGTAGATAAAGCACTATACGGCCTGAAACTAGACAAAGTAAGCGGTGGTTTCTTAGCGCAACTTGACCAACTGTTTTCGCCAGACGGCTACTACATGGAAGGTCCTTACTACCACCGTTTCTCTCTACGTCCAATCTACCTGTTCGCAGAAGCGATTGAACGTCGTCAGCCAGATCTTGGTATCTACGAATTTAACGATTCAGTGATCAAGACCACGTCTTACGCGGTATTTAAAACGGCATTCCCAGACGGTACATTGCCAGCTCTGAACGATTCATCGAAGACGATCTCTATCAACGATGAAGGCGTTATCATGGCAACGTCTGTGTGTTACCACCGCTATGAGCAGACTGAAACGTTACTTGGTATGGCTAATCACCAGCAAGATGTTTGGGTTCATGCTTCAGGTAAAACACTGTCTGACGCGGTTGATGCAGCAGACGACATCAAAGCATTCAACTGGGGTAGCCTGTTTGTAACTGACGGCCCTGAAGGCGAAAAAGGCGGCGTAAGCATCCTTCGTCACCGTGACGAGAAAGACGACGACACAATGGCGTTGATCTGGTTTGGTCAACACGGTTCAGACCACCAGTACCACTCTGCACTAGATCACGGTCACTACGATGGCCTACACCTAAGCGTATTCAACCGTGGCCACGAAGTGCTGCACGATTACGGCTTCGGTCGCTGGGTAAACGTTGAGCCTAAGTTTGGCGGTCGTTACATCCCAGAAAACAAGTCTTACTGTAAGCAGACGGTTGCGCACAACACAGTGACAGTTGATCAGAAAACACAGAACAACTTCGATACGGCATTGGCTGAGTCGAAGTTTGGTCAGAAGCACTTCTTCGTAGCAGACGACAAGTCTCTACAAGGGATGAGCGGCACGATTTCTGAGTACTACACTGGTGTAGACATGCAACGTAGTGTGATTCTTGCTGAACTTCCTGAGTTTGAAAAGCCACTAGTGATTGATGTATACCGCATTGAAGCTGACGCTGAGCACCAGTACGATCTACCCGTTCACCACTCTGGTCAGATCATCCGTACTGATTTCGATTACAACATCGAAAAAACGCTTAAGCCGTTAGGTGAAGACAACGGTTACCAGCACTTATGGAACGTTGCTTCAGGTAAAGTAAACGAAGAAGGTTCTCTAGTGAGCTGGCTACATGACAGCAGCTACTACAGCCTAGTAACCAGCGCGAATGCGGGCAGTGAAGTGATTTTTGCTCGCACTGGTGCTAACGATCCAGACTTCAACCTTAAGAGTGAACCTGCGCTTATCTTACGTCAGTCTGGTCAAAACCACGTGTTTGCTTCTGTACTAGAAACACATGGTTACTTTAACGAGTCTATCGAAGCGTCTGTAGGCGCTCGTGGTCTGGTTAAATCAGTATCTGTTGTGGGCCATAACAGTGTCGGGACTGTTGTTCGCATTCAGACTACTTCTGGCAACACTTACCACTACGGTATCTCAAACCAAGCTGAAGACACGCAGCAAGCAACTCACACTGTTGAGTTCGCGGGTGAGACATACTCGTGGGAAGGATCATTTGCTCAACTGTAAATGATTAACATACACGTCGTTTAACGATGGCATGTATTGATGTGGTGCTTTGCGGGAACGAAGTACCATGTCATGTTGAGTTGTAAGGGTGTTCGCATCTGAGTAACTGAACGAAATTAATGTCGATGACAAAGAATATCGGGAATAAGTCAAACCGAGTAACTCGTTGCGAGTTGCTCGGTTTTTTTATGCGTATAGGAAAGAGGCTAATGTAATTTGGGAAGGGGAGCACTTTTAATAATCTCTGGCAGTTAATGAATTGCGCTTGTAACGGTGAACCTTTCTTCCATGGTTTTGCGAGGTTGTGCTGGTGGTTTTCATACCGATACAGATAGGATTAGTTTTGAATACGGATTTATGAGTGATTTAAGATTAACGTTTCTCACAGGATGCTTTTTAAATATCTGATTATAAAAATTTGCAGGTTGTGATTCGTTTGGATTTTACTCAATTGGCTGTAGGTTGAAATACTGTTATAGTGATCCTTAAATAATACATAAACATAACATATAAAATAAGTGAACTTATGGTTACCACTTTTAATTCAATTTCGGGCTCGAAGCGCAGCCTGCATGTGCAAGTAGCGCGTGAAATCGCTCGTGGAATATTGTCTGGCGAACTGCCACAAGGTTCTATTATTCCTGGTGAAATGGCGTTGTGTGAACAGTTTGGTATTAGCCGAACGGCACTTCGCGAAGCTGTTAAACTATTGACCTCTAAAGGTCTGTTAGAG harbors:
- a CDS encoding heparinase II/III domain-containing protein; amino-acid sequence: MTTKPVLLTEAEIEQLHLEVGRSSLMGKTIAANAKDLEAFMRLPIDVPGHGEAGGYEHNRHKQNYTYMNLAGRMFLITKEQKYADFVTELLEEYADKYLTFDYHVQKNTNPTGRLFHQILNEHCWLMFSSLAYSCIASTLTQEQRDNIESRIFEPMLEMFTVKYAHDFDRIHNHGIWAVAAVGICGLALGKREYLEMSVYGIDRNDTGGFLAQISQLFAPSGYYMEGPYYHRYAIRPTCVFAEVIHRHMPEVDIYNYKGGVIGNTVQAMLATAYPNGEFPALNDASRTMGITDMGVQVAVSVYSKHYSSENGVDQNILGMAKIQDAVWMHPCGLELSKAYEAASAEQEIGMPFWPSVELNEGPEGHNGAQGFIRMQDKKGDVSQLVMNYGQHGMGHGNFDTLGISFFNRGQEVLREYGFCRWVNVEPKFGGRYLDENKSYARQTIAHNAVTIDEQCQNNFDVERADSVHGLPHFFKVEDEKINGMSAFANDHYQGFDMQRSVFMLNLEELESPLLLDLYRLDSTKGGEGEHQFDYSHQYEGQIVRTNFEYQANKELNTLGGDFGYQHLWNVASGEVKGTALVSWLQNNTYYTWLGATSNDNAEVIFTRTGANDPSFNLRSEPAFILRSKGETTLFASVLETHGYFNEEFEQSVSARGVVKDIKVVAHTNVGSVVEIATEKSNVTVMISNQLGATYSTEHKVELNGKVYSWTGFYSVETILNPELASTAEQGK
- a CDS encoding heparinase II/III domain-containing protein, which produces MSYQPLLLNFEEAAELRKELGKDSLLGNALTRDIKQTDAYMAEVGIEVPGHGEGGGYEHNRHKQNYIHMDLAGRLFLITEETKYRDYIVDMLTAYATVYPTLESNVSRDSNPPGKLFHQTLNENMWMLYASCAYSCIYHTISEEQKRLIEDDLLKQMIEMFVVTYAHDFDIVHNHGLWAVAAVGICGYAINDQESVDKALYGLKLDKVSGGFLAQLDQLFSPDGYYMEGPYYHRFSLRPIYLFAEAIERRQPDLGIYEFNDSVIKTTSYAVFKTAFPDGTLPALNDSSKTISINDEGVIMATSVCYHRYEQTETLLGMANHQQDVWVHASGKTLSDAVDAADDIKAFNWGSLFVTDGPEGEKGGVSILRHRDEKDDDTMALIWFGQHGSDHQYHSALDHGHYDGLHLSVFNRGHEVLHDYGFGRWVNVEPKFGGRYIPENKSYCKQTVAHNTVTVDQKTQNNFDTALAESKFGQKHFFVADDKSLQGMSGTISEYYTGVDMQRSVILAELPEFEKPLVIDVYRIEADAEHQYDLPVHHSGQIIRTDFDYNIEKTLKPLGEDNGYQHLWNVASGKVNEEGSLVSWLHDSSYYSLVTSANAGSEVIFARTGANDPDFNLKSEPALILRQSGQNHVFASVLETHGYFNESIEASVGARGLVKSVSVVGHNSVGTVVRIQTTSGNTYHYGISNQAEDTQQATHTVEFAGETYSWEGSFAQL